AACACATGCAAAGTAACAACATAAATTCGATTTTCTAAGTAAATATATTTGCGTTTGTGGGGAACAAATTGGGGCGACTAACTAAGTCAGGAAAATTCAACCCCAAacaagaaaatatatttaaattctaATGAAAGCCACTTTCCTTTCATACTATAATATCTAAAGGGGCtttgcaaattttttttatacttttgaCCACATTCAAAGTAAAAAAATGTGAGAAATAATCATAACTTGATTTTCTTGAAATTGGTGTTGCGAAATTCAATTGGAAATTTCACTACTTCGATCTGTTAAATAAAGGAAACATACATAGTGTTAGTATGATATTTAAATGTGAATAAGACTTAGTGGAAAACTTTTTTACCACTCAATTATATTTTGTCAAACAAACAAAGCATGCTAAATTAAACAGCTAGAGATAACTTTATTTTGTCAAACAAATTAACAAAGTGCGACAACTGTGAGCTTCCGAGattatttatgtttattatattaataactTTAGGTCGAAACCTCAATTGTATgtgatttcatttattttaataactAAAGTATTTTGatttgtacccttaaaatataagtaaaaagATTTATGTCTATACCACAGCTATTTCTTGATTAAAAACATTGTTGTAAGCCTTCTAAATTTAATGTTGGGTTTAGGTGTGCATAGTCGACTTCACACACCATCTATCAAAATTATCTAAAATTAATAttcgaaagaaaaaaaaagtgtcaATTCATATATTTGTGGGCACGATGTATATAGAAGGAAAAGTAATAATGCACACTTATGTTTCCATCAAATGTTGTTTCTCCTCATTCAAGAAAAAAGGGGGATAAGGCCATTTTTCTATAATGGAAGGGTCGCTGTGAGAATTTATGACCAATAGAAATCAGACAACTCTCTCACTCAAGTGGTGATGTTTGTTTTTGAATAGTGATATGTTTTCCCAAAATTAGAAATTGATTAAACATGACTCTGAACACTTGACAAACTCATATCTATTCTTGGctgttttatttttcttaaatccttTATTTACCAAAGTTTTCATTGATTAGGATTTTAGGATATTGAAATGTCTGGTTTGAGGTAACTTAATTAGGTGAAAATATACTTTCAGTGTCCCGTCCAATAATTTTTGACGTGTGGGTCTCaacctttttaattttatattcaactcttattattttatttacttatatataataattaaataaaaaaagacattaaTTAAAGCTTAAAATTTGCTCAAATAAAATCCTTGAATTACACcttaaaattgtaaaatatatagtaatgcataatgaaaatttaaaataagaaattcaataaaaattaaagtttatcgaactaaataataattggatattttaaatcaatattaTTGTATTGATAAAAATgtaaatactataaaatttacaaaagaaaatgaaaacttACATAAAAAAAGTTATAGTCGCAACCCTTATTATTTCGCTTAGATAAGTGGCGTTCGTCTCTTAAATGCCTTGCAACATGCACTTACAAAGTattgaaatcaaaattttatcaaatttttcgAGTAAAACAATGTAATTCTAAGAGTGCACTTATCATTCGCCTAAAATTATTGAAAAGCAAGTTATACTGATTTGCATATAAACTCAAAAACAGAGAGTTTAACATAAATTAAGGCCAAATTGTGTTAAAACTACAAAACTAATAGtgttaataataaattaaagagaaaaaaagttgaGTCTGAACATGAAGTGGTGTCACAACTCATACAAAGATGTCAAAATGTGATGGTTCTTGTGACTCAAACAAACGACCAGTTTACAAACATGAAGCAGAGGCAGTgtgcatcttcttcttcattcaaAACCTTCCACGCAACGGCTCGTTCGTACGAGATCGGCCGCCCCATGCTCGACATACAGATGCCCCCTTGTAGGCACGCGAAGCCCTGCAGCCACACATGATCGAGTTAAGGACAAGGTAATTTTGAAGAGACGGGAAATGCAAGTACGAATACTCAGGCACGTGTACTCGTACTTACATCAAGAAAAGTAcgtgaaattttaaaaaatttaacatatttttcttttttacctGTTGCATGATCTGAGGGAGCTCCGCGAAGAGTGTCTTCTTCCCATCGTCGTTGAAGATTTTCTCGAGAGTCATGTCTTGTAGCGCGACTAGGGTGGTCTCGAGCATGTCGAGCCCTGCTTGATTCGCGAATGTGAAAACTGGCAATGCCTGCAAGCAAACGGGAATGTCAGACACGACAATGACACGAACACGACTGATGCTGAACGAGACGAGGATAAAGTAGGTAGTGTCTTACCTTTAGAGAGCAACATAGTACAGCATCAGAATGATGCCAGAGTGTTTTGAGAATAGAATCATTTCCTTCTGCTGCAGGTTTGAGTAGCTCTACGCCCAAGAAAAACCTAAGAAAACAGAGTTTTTAAGTTCAAGAATTCTTCGAAAAACGTGATTATTACTCGTCGAGTTTAGGGGTTAGGATTTAGGATTTAAAACGTCTTTTGAGGTATATACCTATAACTTTGGTAGATCCAGCCTGCGAGTGTATGTGCCTCCGGTGTGGCAGGAGGGGGGCGCAGAGTGGCATGAGGGGCGAGACGGGAGGGCGAAAGCGCCAACGCCACTCGTTGAACGGATGCAATGATGCTGCGGACATACTGCCTCGCCATAGCCGCAACACTCTCTTGAAGATGCATCTCGAACGCAAATTGGAATGCGATCGTCATGACGGATTTCGCTGTCCCGGAGCTCCTCATTGGGTCGCCGCTCGCTCTGCTCCCCGCGGCCCCGACTTCCAGAGTGGACGCAAGGTCCAGCGTACGGTTAGGGCTTGAGGCATCCTGCATGACCAACCGGCCCTAATGGGGTTAGCATGGAACGAGATTGAACAACAAAGGGATAAATTACGAGATGCTAAAGGAAACAAACATACAGATTTCGACTCGAGAGGGATGATGCGGAAACCAGACGGAAGGAGAGGAGCATCATCGGAGAAAGAGGCGTCTATTGGAGCAAAGATGAGCTCCGCACAAGTCCCGACAGCGCTCTCGTCAACGCCGTTGCAGACTTGCAAGAGGAAGATGTCACTAGGCATAACCACATCATCTCTATATTGAGCCATGTTTTCAAGCCTAATCACCTCCATGAACTAtttcaaaacaaaaatcaacatttaattaaaaaacacataatctATATAAAACAAGACATAAGCTAACAAGTGTAGAATGAAACAAACCTCTTCATTCTCAATGGTGTGAGCCAAGGGAAGGATAACCTGCCCTCCAAAGCATCCAACACGAGAAACGGGGATGCTGCAAGCCCCGGTTTTCACAGCAGCAACCGAATAGGCATCAATGCCGCTGTCAGCCCATTCAGACCGGTGCTCCCTTAGAAACCTCAACAGAATAGCCGGAGGTACGTTCTGCAAGAAGATGACGTTCAAAGTGATGCTCCCAAGTAAGGTTTTGGTAAAAAATTGAATCTCTGATGTACTTACTTGTAACAGCATGGATGCCTTAGCACATAGCACCGCGTTGCTCATGGACGGAAATCCATTTGCATAAGTTAGAATCGTTCCCATCAGTTTCCCGGGGGAGGAGTTTACGTGCACGGTAACATCATCTATTCCATTACTCTCTATCATCGACCACCCTTCATCAGTGAAGCAATTGACAGCCTCGTTGAAGCCTCTGCTCAGCCTTTGGCCAAGAGCACGCAAAGCAGCAGGTCGTCTCCCCCAACCCGTTACATTAGGCTGAGATACTTCTTGAGATATCTGCCTCAACTGGCGCAAAGCCTGAGACGAATATGGATAACTTCTTGTTAAGAAAGTCTCGAGACGACAGATACTTGTCCTCGAAAAACATGAAACATAAGTTGACAACTAAAATCGATCCTTACAGCCAAGGTTGTCCGCTGAGAAAGCAGAGTCGATGACTCGTACAGAGGGCGCAGCACTTCAGGAACACTCCAAGGCTGAAAGAGAACCATAGAATACACAGAAACTGTTACTCAAATCAGCTCAAGAAACGAGCATCAGTACTAATCAACATAGCAGATGAAATACCTCTAAATCCATGTGATCAACTATGTGAATGATGGATCCACCCCCTTCACACGGCCTTATCAGGTATCCGCTGGGAAGCAGCTCTGCTCGTACGAAATGCTGCACAGGCGGCATGCTGGGGCCGTTCTGAGTGTTGTTCAGAGATCTTTCACAC
This portion of the Salvia splendens isolate huo1 chromosome 10, SspV2, whole genome shotgun sequence genome encodes:
- the LOC121752399 gene encoding homeobox-leucine zipper protein ATHB-8-like isoform X2; the encoded protein is MMAVTSACKDKMGMDNGKYVRYTPEQVDALERLYHECPKPSSLRRQQLIRECPILSNIEPKQIKVWFQNRRCREKQRKEASRLQAVNRKLTAMNKLLMEENDRLQKQVSHLVYENSFFRQQTQNGTLTSTDNSCESVVTSGQHHLTPQDPPKDASPAGLLSIAEETLTEFLSKATGTAVEWVQMPGMKPGPDSIGIIAISHGCSGVASRACGLVGLEPTRVAEILKDRPSWYRDCRAVDVLNVMSTGNGGTIELMYMQLYAPTTLAPARDFWLLRYTSVMEDGSLVVCERSLNNTQNGPSMPPVQHFVRAELLPSGYLIRPCEGGGSIIHIVDHMDLEPWSVPEVLRPLYESSTLLSQRTTLAALRQLRQISQEVSQPNVTGWGRRPAALRALGQRLSRGFNEAVNCFTDEGWSMIESNGIDDVTVHVNSSPGKLMGTILTYANGFPSMSNAVLCAKASMLLQNVPPAILLRFLREHRSEWADSGIDAYSVAAVKTGACSIPVSRVGCFGGQVILPLAHTIENEEFMEVIRLENMAQYRDDVVMPSDIFLLQVCNGVDESAVGTCAELIFAPIDASFSDDAPLLPSGFRIIPLESKSDASSPNRTLDLASTLEVGAAGSRASGDPMRSSGTAKSVMTIAFQFAFEMHLQESVAAMARQYVRSIIASVQRVALALSPSRLAPHATLRPPPATPEAHTLAGWIYQSYRFFLGVELLKPAAEGNDSILKTLWHHSDAVLCCSLKALPVFTFANQAGLDMLETTLVALQDMTLEKIFNDDGKKTLFAELPQIMQQGFACLQGGICMSSMGRPISYERAVAWKVLNEEEDAHCLCFMFVNWSFV
- the LOC121752399 gene encoding homeobox-leucine zipper protein ATHB-8-like isoform X1 translates to MMAVTSACKDKMGMDNGKYVRYTPEQVDALERLYHECPKPSSLRRQQLIRECPILSNIEPKQIKVWFQNRRCREKQRKEASRLQAVNRKLTAMNKLLMEENDRLQKQVSHLVYENSFFRQQTQNGTLTSTDNSCESVVTSGQHHLTPQDPPKDASPAGLLSIAEETLTEFLSKATGTAVEWVQMPGMKPGPDSIGIIAISHGCSGVASRACGLVGLEPTRVAEILKDRPSWYRDCRAVDVLNVMSTGNGGTIELMYMQLYAPTTLAPARDFWLLRYTSVMEDGSLVVCERSLNNTQNGPSMPPVQHFVRAELLPSGYLIRPCEGGGSIIHIVDHMDLEPWSVPEVLRPLYESSTLLSQRTTLAALRQLRQISQEVSQPNVTGWGRRPAALRALGQRLSRGFNEAVNCFTDEGWSMIESNGIDDVTVHVNSSPGKLMGTILTYANGFPSMSNAVLCAKASMLLQVSTSEIQFFTKTLLGSITLNVIFLQNVPPAILLRFLREHRSEWADSGIDAYSVAAVKTGACSIPVSRVGCFGGQVILPLAHTIENEEFMEVIRLENMAQYRDDVVMPSDIFLLQVCNGVDESAVGTCAELIFAPIDASFSDDAPLLPSGFRIIPLESKSDASSPNRTLDLASTLEVGAAGSRASGDPMRSSGTAKSVMTIAFQFAFEMHLQESVAAMARQYVRSIIASVQRVALALSPSRLAPHATLRPPPATPEAHTLAGWIYQSYRFFLGVELLKPAAEGNDSILKTLWHHSDAVLCCSLKALPVFTFANQAGLDMLETTLVALQDMTLEKIFNDDGKKTLFAELPQIMQQGFACLQGGICMSSMGRPISYERAVAWKVLNEEEDAHCLCFMFVNWSFV